A single region of the Streptomyces sp. NBC_01803 genome encodes:
- a CDS encoding primosomal protein N' — MDEEDGRARRPAGEQLALVRAAASGGPRARPRTWRGAALAPQLPVARVLVAKGLVHLDRLFDYAVPAAMDAEAQPGVRVRVRFGARQRDGRREGGGLINGFVVERRADSDFPGVLAPLAQVLSTERVLDPGLLALCRAVADRYAGALADVVQLAVPPRMARAERQPSAPPPGPPPDPGAGPGGWARYPHGSAFLDALTRGDAPRAVWTALPGPGWPDELARALATTLAAGRGALAVLPDGRAAARVDAALTALLGAGHHVLLTADAGPEARYRRWLAVSRGAVRCVVGTRAAMFAPVRGLGLAAIWDDGDEAHRDDRAPHPHARDVLVLRATQEGAALLLGGHAHTAEAAQLVESGWARPLAAGRDTVRATAPLIRTVGGGDEARDPAARSARLPSLAWQALREGLARGPVLVQVPRRGYAPRLACARCRAPARCGRCHGPLAAVGPDEALRCGWCGTEAPGWHCEECGGGRLRAVVVGARRTAEELGRAFPAVPVRTSGRDQVLDTVPDRPALVVSTPGAEPVPEGPGYAAALLLDGWALLGRPDLRSGEEALRRWLNAAALVRPHGEGGTAVVLAEPTLRPVQSLVRWDPAGHAVRELADRAALGFPPVSRMAAVSGPPEAVGALLAAVRLPPDAEVLGPVPLPVTEPGRPRRTGEPPPGERWERALVRVPPGSGGPLAAALKTAQAARLARHDGAPAWVRVDPPDIG, encoded by the coding sequence GTGGACGAGGAAGACGGGCGCGCGCGGCGGCCGGCCGGCGAGCAGCTCGCGCTGGTCAGGGCCGCCGCGAGCGGCGGCCCGCGCGCCAGGCCCCGCACGTGGCGCGGCGCCGCGCTGGCCCCGCAGCTCCCGGTGGCGCGCGTCCTGGTGGCCAAGGGCCTGGTCCACCTCGACCGGCTCTTCGACTACGCGGTGCCCGCCGCCATGGACGCCGAGGCCCAGCCCGGCGTCCGGGTCCGGGTCCGCTTCGGCGCCCGCCAGCGCGACGGCCGCCGCGAGGGCGGCGGCCTGATCAACGGCTTCGTCGTCGAGCGCCGCGCCGACAGCGACTTCCCCGGGGTCCTCGCCCCGCTCGCCCAGGTCCTGTCCACCGAGCGGGTGCTCGACCCCGGGCTGCTGGCGCTGTGCCGCGCGGTGGCCGACCGGTACGCCGGGGCGCTCGCCGACGTGGTACAGCTCGCCGTGCCGCCCCGGATGGCCCGCGCCGAGCGGCAGCCCTCGGCCCCGCCGCCCGGCCCGCCGCCCGACCCCGGGGCCGGCCCCGGCGGCTGGGCGCGTTACCCGCACGGCTCGGCGTTCCTCGACGCCCTGACCAGGGGCGACGCCCCCCGCGCGGTGTGGACCGCGCTGCCGGGCCCGGGCTGGCCCGACGAGCTGGCCCGCGCGCTGGCCACCACCCTGGCCGCCGGGCGCGGGGCGCTCGCCGTGCTGCCCGACGGCCGGGCCGCCGCCCGCGTCGACGCCGCGCTCACCGCGCTGCTCGGCGCCGGTCACCATGTCCTGCTCACCGCCGACGCCGGGCCCGAGGCGCGCTACCGGCGCTGGCTCGCGGTCAGCCGGGGCGCCGTGCGCTGCGTCGTCGGCACCCGGGCCGCGATGTTCGCCCCGGTGCGCGGTCTCGGCCTGGCCGCGATCTGGGACGACGGCGACGAGGCGCACCGCGACGACCGCGCCCCCCACCCCCATGCCCGCGATGTGCTGGTGCTGCGGGCCACGCAGGAGGGCGCGGCCCTGCTGCTCGGCGGCCACGCGCACACGGCCGAGGCGGCCCAGCTGGTGGAGAGCGGCTGGGCCCGCCCGCTCGCCGCCGGGCGGGACACCGTCCGGGCCACGGCGCCGCTGATCCGCACCGTCGGTGGCGGCGACGAGGCGCGCGACCCGGCCGCCCGCTCCGCCCGGCTGCCCTCCCTCGCCTGGCAGGCCCTGCGCGAGGGGCTGGCCCGGGGCCCGGTCCTGGTGCAGGTGCCGCGCCGGGGGTACGCGCCCCGGCTGGCCTGCGCCCGTTGCCGCGCGCCGGCCCGATGCGGGCGGTGCCACGGGCCGCTCGCCGCCGTCGGGCCGGACGAGGCGCTGCGCTGCGGCTGGTGCGGCACCGAGGCCCCCGGCTGGCACTGCGAGGAGTGCGGGGGCGGGCGGCTGCGGGCCGTGGTGGTCGGCGCCCGGCGGACCGCCGAGGAGCTGGGCCGCGCGTTCCCCGCCGTACCGGTCCGCACCTCGGGCCGGGACCAGGTGCTGGACACCGTGCCGGACCGGCCCGCCCTGGTCGTCAGCACGCCCGGCGCCGAGCCCGTCCCTGAGGGGCCGGGCTACGCGGCGGCGCTGCTGCTCGACGGCTGGGCGCTGCTGGGCCGTCCGGACCTGCGGTCGGGCGAGGAGGCGCTGCGCCGCTGGCTCAACGCCGCCGCCCTGGTCCGCCCGCACGGCGAGGGCGGCACGGCGGTCGTGCTGGCCGAGCCCACGCTGCGTCCGGTGCAGTCCCTGGTGCGCTGGGACCCGGCCGGGCACGCCGTGCGCGAGCTGGCCGACCGCGCCGCCCTGGGCTTCCCGCCCGTCTCCCGGATGGCCGCCGTCAGCGGGCCGCCCGAGGCGGTCGGGGCGCTGCTGGCCGCCGTGCGGCTGCCGCCCGACGCCGAGGTCCTCGGCCCGGTGCCGCTGCCCGTCACCGAGCCGGGCCGACCGCGCCGCACGGGCGAGCCGCCGCCCGGCGAGCGGTGGGAACGGGCGCTCGTCCGGGTGCCGCCCGGCAGCGGCGGCCCGCTCGCCGCCGCGCTGAAGACGGCCCAGGCCGCTCGCCTCGCCCGGCACGACGGCGCGCCCGCCTGGGTGCGCGTCGATCCGCCCGACATCGGCTGA
- the fmt gene encoding methionyl-tRNA formyltransferase: protein MRLVFAGTPEVAVPALDALLASGRHEVVAVVTRPDAPAGRGRRLAPSPVAERAREAGIEVLRPARPREPEFLDRLRAIAPDCCPVVAYGALLPKVALDIPRHGWVNLHFSLLPAWRGAAPVQHAVLAGDEVTGATTFLIEEGLDSGPVYGVLTERIRRDDTSGDLLTRLALAGSGLLAATMDGIEDGTLQAVPQPAEGITTAPKLSVEDAAVDWTAPALRVDRLVRACTPAPGAWTVFRGERLKLRQVALAPDIAELAPGELAADKHTVRVGTGSHAVELVWVQPQGKRPMPAADWARGVRVAAGERLGG, encoded by the coding sequence ATGAGGCTCGTTTTCGCCGGCACGCCGGAGGTCGCCGTCCCCGCCCTGGACGCCCTGCTCGCGTCCGGCCGCCACGAGGTCGTCGCGGTCGTCACCCGACCCGACGCGCCGGCCGGCCGGGGACGCCGCCTGGCGCCGAGCCCGGTCGCCGAGCGCGCCCGCGAGGCGGGCATCGAGGTCCTGCGCCCGGCCAGGCCGCGCGAGCCGGAGTTCCTCGACCGGCTGCGGGCCATCGCCCCCGACTGCTGCCCGGTCGTGGCGTACGGCGCCCTGCTGCCCAAGGTGGCGCTCGACATCCCGCGCCACGGCTGGGTCAACCTGCACTTCTCGCTGCTGCCCGCCTGGCGCGGCGCCGCGCCCGTGCAGCACGCGGTGCTGGCCGGGGACGAGGTGACCGGCGCCACCACGTTCCTCATCGAGGAGGGCCTGGACTCCGGGCCCGTGTACGGCGTCCTGACCGAGCGGATCCGCCGCGACGACACCAGTGGCGACCTGCTCACCCGGCTCGCGCTCGCCGGGTCCGGGCTGCTGGCGGCGACCATGGACGGCATCGAGGACGGCACCCTCCAGGCCGTTCCGCAGCCCGCCGAGGGCATCACCACGGCCCCGAAGCTCTCGGTCGAGGACGCGGCCGTCGACTGGACGGCGCCCGCCCTGCGCGTGGACCGGCTGGTGCGCGCCTGTACCCCCGCGCCCGGCGCGTGGACCGTCTTCCGCGGCGAGCGGCTGAAGCTGCGGCAGGTCGCCCTGGCCCCGGACATCGCCGAGCTGGCCCCGGGCGAGCTGGCCGCCGACAAGCACACCGTGCGGGTGGGCACCGGCTCGCACGCCGTGGAGCTGGTCTGGGTGCAGCCGCAGGGCAAGCGGCCCATGCCCGCCGCCGACTGGGCCCGGGGCGTCCGCGTCGCCGCGGGCGAGCGCCTGGGCGGCTAG
- a CDS encoding RsmB/NOP family class I SAM-dependent RNA methyltransferase, whose protein sequence is MSSRPRSQPRPYRRPRKDPVRILAYDVLRAVDERGAYANLVLPPLLSRARAAGTLDSRDAALATELVYGTLRRQGTYDAVLAACVDRPLREVDPPVLDVLSLGAHQLLSTRIPSHAAVSSAVELARCVLGDGRAKFVNAVLRRVAARDLDAWLTELAPPYEDDAEAHLALRHAHPRWVVSALWDALGGGRDGIESLLAADNERPRVTLVARPGRSTPAELLAADPHAEPGRWSPHAVRLAEGGEPGALDAVAEGRAGVQDEGSQLVALALADAPLAGPDTRWLDACAGPGGKAALLGALAAGRGATLLAVEKQPHRARLVARALEGNPGPAHVVVADGTRPAWRPGTFDRVLVDVPCTGLGALRRRPEARWRRRPEDLDGLTALQRDLLRGALAAARPGGVVGYVTCSPHLAETRQVVADVLKGLTDTGAEWIDARPLLPGVPELGDGPDAQLWPHLHGTDAMYLALLRRTS, encoded by the coding sequence GTGAGCAGTCGGCCGCGCAGCCAGCCCAGGCCCTACCGCCGTCCCCGCAAGGACCCGGTCCGGATCCTCGCCTACGACGTGCTGCGCGCCGTCGACGAGCGCGGCGCCTACGCCAACCTCGTGCTGCCCCCGCTGCTGAGCCGGGCCCGGGCGGCGGGCACCCTCGACTCCCGGGACGCCGCCCTGGCCACCGAGCTGGTCTACGGCACCCTGCGCCGCCAGGGCACCTACGACGCGGTGCTGGCCGCGTGCGTGGACCGGCCGCTGCGCGAGGTGGACCCGCCCGTGCTCGACGTCCTGTCGCTCGGCGCCCATCAGCTCCTCAGCACCCGCATCCCCAGCCACGCGGCGGTCAGTTCGGCCGTCGAGCTGGCCCGCTGCGTGCTGGGCGACGGGCGGGCCAAGTTCGTCAACGCGGTGCTGCGCCGGGTCGCGGCCCGCGACCTCGACGCCTGGCTGACCGAGCTGGCGCCGCCCTACGAGGACGACGCCGAAGCGCACCTGGCCCTGAGGCACGCGCACCCGCGCTGGGTGGTCTCCGCCCTGTGGGACGCGCTCGGCGGCGGCCGGGACGGCATCGAGAGCCTGCTGGCGGCCGACAACGAACGGCCGCGCGTCACACTCGTCGCCCGGCCCGGCCGTTCCACCCCCGCCGAGCTGCTCGCGGCCGACCCGCACGCCGAGCCGGGGCGCTGGTCGCCGCACGCGGTGCGGCTCGCCGAGGGCGGCGAGCCGGGCGCGCTGGACGCGGTCGCGGAGGGCCGGGCCGGGGTCCAGGACGAGGGCAGCCAGCTCGTGGCCCTGGCCCTGGCCGACGCCCCGCTCGCCGGCCCCGACACCCGCTGGCTCGACGCCTGCGCCGGCCCCGGCGGCAAGGCCGCGCTGCTGGGCGCGCTGGCCGCCGGGCGCGGCGCCACGCTGCTCGCCGTCGAGAAGCAGCCGCACCGGGCGCGGTTGGTCGCCCGCGCGCTGGAGGGCAACCCGGGCCCCGCGCATGTCGTCGTCGCCGACGGCACGCGCCCGGCCTGGCGGCCCGGCACGTTCGACCGGGTGCTGGTCGACGTGCCGTGCACCGGCCTCGGCGCGCTGCGCCGCCGTCCCGAGGCGCGCTGGCGGCGCCGGCCGGAGGACCTCGACGGGCTGACGGCCCTTCAGCGCGACCTGCTGCGCGGGGCGCTGGCCGCCGCCCGGCCCGGCGGCGTCGTCGGCTATGTCACCTGCTCCCCGCACCTGGCCGAGACCCGGCAGGTCGTCGCGGACGTGCTCAAGGGGCTGACGGACACGGGCGCCGAATGGATCGACGCCCGCCCGCTGCTGCCTGGCGTGCCGGAGCTGGGCGACGGCCCCGACGCGCAGTTGTGGCCGCACCTGCACGGCACCGACGCGATGTATCTCGCGCTGCTGCGCCGCACCTCCTGA
- the rpe gene encoding ribulose-phosphate 3-epimerase encodes MAQINPSMLSADFARLAEEAAAVKGADWLHIDVMDNHFVPNLTLGLPVVEALGKATDTPLDCHLMIEDPDRWAPAYAEAGAGSVTFHAEAAAAPVRLAREIRARGARASLALKPATPIEPYEDLLPELDMILVMTVEPGFGGQAFLDIMLPKIRRTRRLIERHGLPLWLQVDGGVSAETIERCAEAGADVFVAGSAVYGAEDPAAAVRALRERAEKAAAGPTSE; translated from the coding sequence ATGGCTCAGATCAATCCCAGCATGCTGTCCGCCGACTTCGCGCGCCTCGCCGAGGAGGCCGCGGCCGTCAAGGGAGCCGACTGGCTCCACATCGACGTCATGGACAACCACTTCGTGCCCAACCTGACGCTCGGACTGCCCGTTGTCGAGGCGCTGGGCAAGGCCACGGACACCCCGCTGGACTGCCATCTGATGATCGAGGACCCGGACCGCTGGGCGCCCGCCTACGCGGAGGCCGGGGCCGGCTCGGTCACCTTCCACGCCGAGGCCGCCGCCGCGCCCGTGCGGCTGGCCCGCGAGATCCGCGCCCGGGGCGCGCGGGCCTCGCTCGCGCTGAAACCGGCCACCCCGATCGAGCCGTACGAGGATCTGCTGCCGGAACTGGACATGATTCTGGTGATGACGGTCGAACCCGGCTTCGGTGGGCAGGCGTTCCTCGACATCATGCTGCCGAAGATCCGGCGCACCCGGCGGCTCATCGAGCGCCACGGGCTGCCGTTGTGGCTCCAGGTCGACGGCGGCGTCTCGGCGGAGACGATCGAGCGATGCGCCGAGGCGGGCGCGGACGTCTTCGTGGCCGGATCCGCCGTCTACGGCGCCGAGGACCCGGCCGCGGCGGTGCGCGCCCTGCGGGAGCGGGCCGAGAAGGCCGCCGCCGGCCCCACGTCCGAGTGA
- a CDS encoding sugar-binding transcriptional regulator — protein sequence MGPAELMQAAAMARRFYLEGKSKIQIADEFGVSRFKVARVLESAVEHDLVRIEIRVPAELDAERSDALRARYGLRHVVVAESPADTSDDTPDPEHLGEVAAELLGELVAEGDVLGLAWGRSTIHMAAALRELPPCTVVQLTGVYDAGTAERGSVEAVRRAAAVSGGAAHPIYAPMLLPDPGTAAALRRQPGIAAAFEYFDKVTIAAVSIGSWEKGISTVHDMLGKDEREHYASLGVAAEMSAHLFAADGRRIGRDLGERCITVEAERLRRVPEVVAIAGGRRKADAIGAVLRSGLVTSLVTDTTAADRLLTQPPGRRPALDRADPDD from the coding sequence ATGGGGCCCGCCGAGCTCATGCAGGCGGCGGCGATGGCGCGCCGCTTCTACCTGGAGGGCAAGTCCAAGATCCAGATCGCGGACGAATTCGGGGTCAGCCGCTTCAAGGTCGCCCGGGTGCTGGAATCCGCCGTGGAACACGACCTGGTGCGCATCGAGATCCGGGTGCCCGCCGAGCTGGACGCCGAGCGCTCCGACGCGCTGCGGGCCCGTTACGGACTGCGTCACGTCGTGGTCGCCGAATCCCCGGCCGACACCTCCGACGACACCCCCGACCCCGAGCATCTGGGCGAGGTGGCCGCGGAGTTGCTGGGCGAGCTGGTGGCCGAGGGGGACGTGCTGGGGCTGGCGTGGGGGCGTTCGACGATCCATATGGCGGCGGCGCTGCGGGAGTTGCCGCCGTGCACGGTGGTGCAGCTGACCGGCGTGTATGACGCGGGCACGGCCGAGCGCGGCTCGGTGGAGGCGGTGCGCCGGGCGGCGGCGGTGTCCGGCGGCGCGGCGCACCCGATCTACGCGCCGATGCTGCTGCCCGACCCGGGCACGGCGGCGGCGCTGCGCAGACAGCCGGGGATCGCGGCGGCCTTCGAGTACTTCGACAAGGTGACCATCGCCGCGGTCTCCATCGGCTCGTGGGAGAAGGGGATTTCGACCGTGCACGACATGCTCGGCAAGGACGAGCGCGAGCACTACGCCTCGTTGGGGGTGGCGGCGGAGATGTCCGCGCACCTCTTCGCGGCGGACGGCCGCCGCATCGGGCGGGACCTGGGGGAGCGCTGCATCACCGTGGAGGCGGAGCGGCTGCGCCGCGTGCCCGAGGTGGTCGCGATCGCGGGGGGCCGGCGCAAGGCCGACGCGATCGGCGCCGTGCTGCGGTCCGGGCTGGTCACCAGCCTGGTCACGGACACCACGGCGGCCGACCGCCTCCTGACCCAGCCCCCGGGCCGCCGCCCCGCCCTGGACCGGGCCGACCCGGACGACTAG
- a CDS encoding LLM class flavin-dependent oxidoreductase, with amino-acid sequence MTADRGRLSFGIKTTPAYVTYDDVLRVWQEADGIPEIEHAWLWDRLYPPFGSTDAPVLESWTLLSALAARTERLGLGVLVTSNRKRPPALLAKMAATVDAISGGRLTVGVGVGGTRTTGPDPATAEYEAYGLRLPPAAEGIARLDEACVILRRLWTEESVDFSGRFYQLSQAACAPRPARRPPLLIGGAGPRTLRVVAEHADIWNIPGPPHNDLALIRDRLRILDEHCAAIGRDPGEITRSVQTHTSYADPAATRALVLELVGAGITHIVLSLKMPFPKAVARWAADEIITPVREHLAATAGVA; translated from the coding sequence ATGACAGCGGACCGCGGAAGGCTGAGCTTCGGCATCAAGACCACTCCGGCATATGTGACGTACGACGACGTCCTGCGCGTGTGGCAGGAGGCGGACGGGATTCCCGAGATCGAGCACGCCTGGCTGTGGGACCGGCTGTACCCACCGTTCGGCTCGACCGACGCCCCCGTCCTGGAGAGCTGGACGCTGCTGTCGGCGCTGGCCGCGCGGACCGAGCGGCTCGGCCTGGGCGTCCTGGTCACCAGCAACCGCAAGCGCCCGCCCGCCCTGCTGGCCAAGATGGCGGCGACCGTGGACGCCATCTCCGGCGGCCGGCTGACGGTCGGTGTCGGCGTCGGCGGCACCCGGACCACCGGTCCCGACCCGGCGACCGCCGAGTACGAGGCGTACGGCCTCCGGCTCCCCCCGGCCGCCGAGGGCATCGCCCGGCTGGACGAGGCGTGCGTGATCCTGCGGCGGCTGTGGACGGAGGAGTCGGTCGACTTCTCCGGCCGCTTCTACCAGCTGTCCCAGGCCGCCTGCGCGCCCCGCCCCGCGCGCCGCCCGCCCCTGCTGATCGGCGGCGCGGGCCCGCGCACCCTGCGGGTGGTGGCCGAGCACGCCGACATCTGGAACATCCCGGGGCCGCCGCACAACGACCTGGCCCTGATCCGCGACCGCCTCCGGATCCTCGACGAGCACTGCGCCGCCATCGGGCGCGATCCGGGCGAGATCACGCGCTCGGTGCAGACACACACCTCCTACGCGGATCCGGCCGCCACCCGTGCCCTGGTCCTGGAGCTCGTCGGCGCGGGCATCACGCACATCGTGCTCAGCCTGAAGATGCCCTTCCCCAAGGCCGTGGCCCGCTGGGCGGCGGACGAGATCATCACCCCCGTCCGCGAACACCTGGCCGCCACGGCCGGAGTCGCCTGA
- a CDS encoding MarR family winged helix-turn-helix transcriptional regulator: MNEFLPLFIRAGKLLRGAADDAMSRHGVRIGQNLVLEVLWGTDGLTPGEIAERLRVATPTVVKSAARMEAAGLLTKRRDPADARLVRLYLTARGRAVRGPVEEARHRLELRATATLTDEERRHLRRALAKIIAEMERTGPTPRPAMGDTDTGAAAPHPPDPRTAGERASEQA; this comes from the coding sequence ATGAACGAATTCCTCCCGCTCTTCATCCGCGCGGGCAAGCTCCTGCGGGGCGCCGCCGACGACGCGATGAGCCGTCACGGGGTGCGCATCGGACAGAATCTGGTGCTGGAGGTGCTGTGGGGGACGGACGGACTCACCCCGGGGGAGATCGCCGAGCGGCTGCGCGTCGCCACGCCCACCGTGGTGAAGTCGGCGGCCCGTATGGAGGCCGCCGGACTGCTCACCAAGCGGCGCGACCCGGCCGACGCGCGACTGGTCCGGCTCTACCTCACGGCGCGCGGGCGCGCGGTCCGCGGCCCCGTCGAGGAGGCCCGGCACCGGCTGGAGCTGCGCGCCACGGCCACCCTCACCGACGAGGAGCGCCGTCACCTGCGCCGGGCGCTGGCCAAGATCATCGCCGAGATGGAGCGGACGGGCCCCACCCCCCGCCCGGCGATGGGTGATACTGACACAGGAGCCGCAGCTCCCCACCCGCCAGATCCGCGTACAGCAGGTGAGAGAGCGAGCGAGCAGGCATGA
- a CDS encoding GuaB1 family IMP dehydrogenase-related protein, protein MRFLNDSGPSYDLTYDDVFMVPNRSAVASRQDVDLATPDGTGTTIPIVVANMTAVAGRRMAETVARRGGLAVIPQDIPLDVVTEVIAWVKGRHLVLDTPIVLAPTQTVADALALLPKRAHGAGVVISAERPVGIVTEADLTGVDRFTQVGEVMSKDLLLLDAGMDPREAFTTLDTAHRKIAPAVGQDGRLVGILSRKGALRATLYTPATDGGGRLRIAAAVGINGDVVGRAKALLDAGVDTLVVDTAHGHQETMLAMVRAVRALDPRVPVVAGNVVSAEGTRDLIAAGADIVKVGVGPGAMCTTRMMTGVGRPQFSAVLECAAQARALGKHVWADGGVRHPRDVAMALAAGASNVMIGSWFAGTYESPGDLQQAADGRLYKESFGMASARAVRKRTSEDSPYDRARKGLFEEGISTSRMFLDPIRPGVEDLIDSIIAGVRSAFTYAGAATVEEFTENAVVGVQSAAGYAEGQPLHASWQ, encoded by the coding sequence ATGAGGTTCCTCAACGACTCCGGACCGTCGTACGACCTGACCTACGACGACGTCTTCATGGTCCCCAACCGTTCCGCGGTCGCGTCCCGGCAGGACGTCGACCTCGCCACCCCGGACGGGACCGGCACCACCATCCCGATCGTCGTGGCCAACATGACCGCCGTCGCCGGGCGCCGGATGGCCGAGACGGTGGCCCGCCGGGGCGGCCTCGCCGTCATCCCGCAGGACATCCCGCTCGACGTGGTCACCGAGGTCATCGCCTGGGTCAAGGGCCGCCATCTGGTGCTGGACACCCCGATCGTCCTCGCCCCCACCCAGACGGTCGCCGACGCGCTGGCCCTGCTGCCCAAGCGGGCGCACGGCGCGGGCGTGGTGATCTCCGCCGAGCGGCCCGTCGGTATCGTCACCGAGGCGGACCTGACCGGGGTCGACCGCTTCACGCAGGTCGGCGAGGTCATGTCGAAGGACCTGCTGCTGCTGGACGCGGGCATGGACCCGCGCGAGGCGTTCACCACCCTGGACACCGCCCACCGCAAGATCGCCCCGGCCGTGGGCCAGGACGGGCGGCTGGTCGGCATCCTCAGCCGCAAGGGCGCCCTGCGCGCCACCCTCTACACCCCGGCCACCGACGGGGGCGGCCGGCTGCGCATCGCCGCGGCCGTCGGGATCAACGGCGATGTCGTGGGCCGGGCCAAGGCGCTGCTCGACGCGGGCGTGGACACCCTGGTGGTGGACACCGCGCACGGGCACCAGGAGACGATGCTCGCCATGGTGCGCGCGGTGCGCGCCCTCGACCCGCGCGTCCCCGTGGTCGCGGGCAACGTGGTGTCCGCCGAGGGCACCCGGGATCTCATCGCGGCGGGCGCGGACATCGTCAAGGTCGGGGTCGGCCCCGGCGCGATGTGCACCACGCGGATGATGACCGGCGTCGGCCGGCCGCAGTTCTCGGCGGTGCTCGAATGCGCGGCCCAGGCCCGCGCGTTGGGCAAGCACGTCTGGGCCGACGGTGGCGTGCGCCACCCGCGCGACGTGGCGATGGCGCTGGCCGCGGGCGCGTCCAACGTGATGATCGGCTCGTGGTTCGCGGGGACCTACGAGTCGCCCGGCGACCTCCAGCAGGCGGCCGACGGCCGGCTGTACAAGGAGAGCTTCGGGATGGCCTCGGCCCGCGCGGTGCGCAAGCGCACGAGTGAGGACTCGCCCTACGACCGGGCCCGCAAGGGGCTGTTCGAGGAGGGCATCTCCACCTCCCGGATGTTCCTGGACCCGATCCGGCCCGGCGTGGAGGACCTGATCGACTCGATCATCGCGGGCGTCCGCTCGGCCTTCACCTACGCCGGAGCGGCCACCGTGGAGGAGTTCACCGAGAACGCGGTGGTCGGGGTCCAGAGCGCCGCCGGGTACGCGGAGGGCCAGCCGCTGCACGCCAGCTGGCAGTAA